A portion of the Plectropomus leopardus isolate mb unplaced genomic scaffold, YSFRI_Pleo_2.0 unplaced_scaffold5058, whole genome shotgun sequence genome contains these proteins:
- the LOC121939556 gene encoding uncharacterized protein LOC121939556, with protein sequence MGGVTVPCLIDTGSMVSTVTEGFFQQYFEPWGQEKLQTCHWLQLRAANGLAIPYIGYLELDIKLCDKLVPRCGVLVVKDPPGGMSSQVPGVLGMNIIRRCYRELFGQHGLALFDLPSVSKAPEPIVQALQGCHQASVRPPQEASGRVKVRGRKACRIPGGMMKMVAATCSEQYSCSTVLFEPLDSGLPAGLLASPALVRVERGTAYIPVVNVGSTDALLYPRTVVGTLTEVSVVSLPAGVTEVPSGVASVTSQFASGSVPDQFATIDLASLSAEEQKKVRALLSKYSSVFSTHDGDLGCTNLVSHEIPLLDDVPVRQRYRRIPPSDYELVKEHINQLLEAQVIQESSSPCASPIVLVKKKDGSLRMCVDYRQLNTKTRKDAFPLPRIEESLDALTGARWFSTMDLASGYNQVPVSEVDRPKTAFCTPFGLFEWNRMPFGLCNAPSTFQRLMQRLFGDQQCRSLLLYLDDIVVFSSTVEQHLERLEVVLGRLQQEGLKAKLVKCAFFRREVQYLGHVISEAGVSTDPSKVEVVASWQPPTTISELRSFLGFASYYRRFVEGFAKLAAPLHKLVAELGGSKTQKRSQRGITGHWTQECQRTFEALKLKLTTAPVLAYADFSLPFILEVDASHSGLGAVLSQEQDGKVGPIAYASRGLRPTERNMANYSSMKLEFLALKWAMTEKFREYLLGHKCIVYTDNNPLSHLSTAKLGATEQRWAAQLASFDFEIKYRSGKSNSNADALSRQHPPAVPDMEAMLPGTGLPEPLQQALQAQRTEASQAVVIALPSHTPADIRALQEADPTIRELLPFWKQKQRPTQEERERLSPPALALLRQWDRLAEKEGVLYRQIFRPDGAEVVLQLLLPIVLREEVLRDVHQRHGHQGVERTLGLLRQRCYWLRMSSDVAQWCHACDRCQVAKEVQPTARSSMGHLLASRPNEILAMDFTLMEPTHNGIENVFVMTDVFSKYTLAVATCDQRAATVAQVLVTEWFSKFGVPARIHSDQGRNFESVLIQQLCALYGIEKSRTTPYHPAGNGQCERFNRTLHNLLRTLPVSRKRDWNSCLPQLLYSYNTTPHQATGESPFLLMFGQEPRLPIDFLLGRVQDPVAGAVHDWIQEHRTRLQIAFEGARDQLRVAAQRRKKNYDQHVRDDPLPEGQLVLLRDFSAKGRHKIQDLWGSVVHMVLKAPKEGGSVYTVAPADDQTKAKHVHRSLLKAVVRTGPGYTSDPLVPTSVHLQSEDDDGDSWFVLRYEAPSVIPQITFPGPLPQTDPAPIGSVPLVSPAAMAASEPSVRVEVPAVTRSGMEEVNLRRTQRSTA encoded by the coding sequence ATGGGTGGAGTCACCGTGCCTTGTTTGATAGACACGGGGTCCATGGTGTCTACAGTCACTGAAGGTTTCTTTCAGCAGTACTTTGAACCTTGGGGTCAAGAGAAACTTCAGACTTGCCACTGGCTGCAGCTTCGAGCAGCTAATGGGCTAGCCATTCCTTACATTGGCTACTTAGAGCTAGATATCAAGCTCTGCGATAAGTTAGTGCCACGGTGTGgtgttttggtggtcaaagaccCTCCGGGGGGCATGTCTTCTCAGGTCCCTGGTGTGTTGGGGATGAACATCATACGCCGGTGTTACAGAGAGCTTTTTGGCCAACACGGTTTGGCCTTGTTTGACCTGCCCTCTGTTTCAAAGGCCCCAGAGCCTATTGTTCAGGCACTGCAAGGGTGCCATCAGGCTAGTGTGAGGCCTCCTCAAGAGGCCTCAGGTAGGGTCAAGGTGCGTGGCAGGAAGGCTTGTCGGATCCCTGGTgggatgatgaagatggtggCTGCCACATGCTCGGAGCAGTACTCGTGCTCCACAGTATTGTTTGAGCCTCTGGACTCTGGCCTCCCGGCTGGACTGCTTGCGTCCCCTGCTCTGGTTCGTGTGGAGAGGGGAACTGCCTACATCCCTGTTGTTAATGTAGGCTCCACAGACGCGTTGCTTTATCCTCGCACCGTTGTCGGCACTTTGACAGAGGTCAGTGTGGTGAGCTTGCCTGCGGGTGTCACTGAGGTGCCATCGGGTGTGGCCTCAGTGACATCTCAGTTTGCCTCTGGTTCAGTTCCGGATCAGTTCGCAACCATTGATTTGGCTTCCTTGTCTGCTGAAGAGCAGAAGAAGGTGAGGGCTTTGCTTTCAAAGTATTCCTCTGTCTTCTCCACCCACGATGGTGACCTGGGCTGCACTAACCTGGTTAGCCATGAGATTCCTCTTTTGGATGATGTTCCTGTTCGGCAGCGCTACAGGCGCATTCCTCCATCCGATTATGAACTTGTCAAGGAGCACATTAACCAGCTGTTGGAGGCTCAGGTAATTCAGGAGAGTAGCAGTCCTTGTGCGTCTCCCATTGTGTTGGTTAAAAAGAAAGACGGTAGCCTACGCATGTGCGTGGACTACAGGCAATTGAACACCAAAACCAGAAAGGATGCATTTCCTCTTCCCCGCATCGAGGAATCCCTTGATGCACTTACTGGTGCTCGCTGGTTTTCCACAATGGATTTAGCCAGTGGGTACAATCAGGTTCCAGTGTCTGAGGTAGACCGGCCTAAAACGGCGTTTTGTACTCCATTCGGCCTTTTCGAATGGAATCGCATGCCCTTTGGACTCTGTAACGCCCCCAGCACCTTCCAGCGGTTAATGCAGAGGCTTTTTGGGGACCAACAGTGTCGGTCTTTGCTTTTATATCTTGACGACATTGTTGTTTTCTCCTCCACTGTCGAGCAACATCTGGAGAGGCTGGAAGTGGTGCTGGGACGGCTGCAGCAGGAGGGCCTCAAGGCAAAACTTGTCAAGTGTGCCTTCTTTCGGCGTGAGGTGCAGTACTTGGGGCATGTGATTTCTGAGGCAGGTGTTTCCACTGACCCCAGCAAGGTCGAGGTGGTCGCCAGTTGGCAACCCCCGACTACCATCTCCGAACTGCGGTCATTCCTTGGCTTTGCCAGTTATTACCGTCGGTTTGTTGAGGGTTTTGCCAAGCTGGCTGCTCCTCTACACAAGTTGGTTGCAGAACTTGGGGGCTCAAAGACCCAGAAGAGGTCACAGCGAGGCATAACTGGGCACTGGACTCAAGAGTGTCAGCGGACTTTCGAGGCACTTAAGTTGAAGCTCACTACGGCACCTGTGCTCGCATATGCCGATTTCTCCCTCCCTTTTATTCTGGAGGTCGACGCAAGCCATAGTGGCCTTGGAGCTGTGTTATCACAGGAGCAGGATGGTAAGGTGGGGCCTATTGCCTATGCCAGCCGGGGTCTGAGGCCCACGGAGCGTAACATGGCCAACTATAGCTCCATGAAGTTGGAGTTTTTGGCTCTCAAGTGGGCCATGACTGAAAAGTTTAGAGAATATCTGCTTGGCCATAAGTGTATTGTTTATACCGACAATAATCCACTCAGCCACCTGTCGACTGCTAAACTAGGCGCCACCGAACAACGTTGGGCAGCCCAGCTTGCTTCCTTCGACTTTGAAATCAAGTATCGCTCCGGAAAGAGTAACAGTAATGCTGATGCTTTATCTCGCCAGCATCCCCCTGCAGTGCCGGACATGGAAGCTATGCTTCCTGGCACAGGGCTTCCTGAGCCTTTGCAGCAAGCTCTGCAGGCCCAGAGGACTGAGGCATCCCAAGCTGTCGTCATAGCCCTGCCCAGTCATACACCAGCTGACATCCGTGCACTCCAGGAAGCGGACCCCACTATCCGGGAACTGCTACCTTTCTGGAAGCAGAAGCAGCGCCCCACCCAGGAGGAGCGTGAACGGTTGTCCCCACCTGCGTTGGCGCTGCTCCGGCAATGGGACCGCTTGGCTGAGAAGGAGGGAGTCCTGTATCGCCAGATCTTTCGTCCTGATGGTGCAGAGGTAGTACTGCAGTTGTTGTTGCCTATTGTCCTAAGGGAAGAGGTATTGAGGGACGTCCATCAGAGGCATGGCCACCAGGGAGTGGAGAGGACCTTGGGGCTTTTACGTCAACGGTGTTATTGGCTGCGTATGTCCTCTGATGTAGCCCAGTGGTGCCATGCTTGTGACAGGTGCCAAGTTGCGAAAGAAGTTCAGCCAACTGCTCGCAGCTCCATGGGGCACCTGCTAGCTTCTCGACCCAATGAGATCCTGGCCATGGATTTCACATTGATGGAACCTACCCACAATGGTattgaaaatgtctttgtcatgACTGATGTTTTCAGTAAATATACGTTGGCCGTTGCCACCTGTGACCAACGAGCCGCTACTGTAGCTCAAGTGTTGGTAACTGAATGGTTCTCGAAGTTCGGGGTCCCTGCACGTATACATTCGGACCAAGGCCGAAATTTCGAGAGTGTTCTTATTCAACAGTTGTGTGCCCTTTATGGGATTGAGAAGTCACGCACCACACCATACCATCCAGCCGGTAATGGACAGTGTGAACGGTTCAACCGTACCCTTCACAACTTGCTGCGTACTCTCCCAGTGTCTCGGAAACGAGACTGGAACTCCTGTTTGCCACAACTGTTGTATTCCTATAACACTACTCCCCACCAGGCAACTGGAGAATCACCTTTTCTCCTGATGTTTGGCCAGGAGCCAAGACTCCCAATTGATTTTCTGTTGGGACGAGTTCAGGACCCTGTTGCCGGTGCGGTCCATGATTGGATTCAGGAGCATCGGACTCGGTTGCAGATTGCCTTTGAAGGGGCCAGAGACCAGCTAAGAGTTGCAGCACAACGGCGAAAGAAAAACTATGACCAACATGTCCGGGATGACCCCTTGCCTGAGGGCCAGTTGGTCCTGTTGCGGGATTTTAGTGCGAAAGGGCGCCATAAGATCCAGGATCTGTGGGGCTCTGTGGTGCACATGGTGCTTAAGGCACCAAAAGAAGGAGGCTCGGTGTATACTGTTGCACCAGCGGACGACCAGACTA